The Haloferax volcanii DS2 DNA segment TGAGCGGAAGTCCCGTCTCGAGCGCCTGGTCCATCGACGTGACGTCGCCGTTCTGCACCATGCGGCCGAGCCGCGTTCGCGGCTCCCAGCCGTTGTTATTGCTGCTCATTCGTCCTCCTGAAGGTTCCCGAGCACTTCGTCGAAGTGGTCGGGGAGGTTCGTGGCATCGAACTCTCCACTGTAGAGCGGCTCGTCGAGCTGCTCTGCGTACTCGGCGATGTGGACACCGCGGTTGCGGTCCCAGTCAGCGAGTACTGCATCGTTGTGGGGGATTTCGAGGCCAGCGTCGATAGCACCCTCCTGCACCGCGAAGACCTTGTTTCCGGGCGTGGCCGTGTTGAGGCCGATGTCGAGGACCGCTTTCTCGACGCCGGCGGCCAGCGCCCGCTTACCTGCCAGATACCCCGTGAGGTACGCGCTCGGGAGGTTGCCCGTGGGGGCTTCCCAGCCGTACTCGT contains these protein-coding regions:
- a CDS encoding 50S ribosomal protein L18, producing MATGPRYKVPMRRRREVRTDYHQRLRLLKSGKPRLVARVSNKHVRAQLVTPGPQGDETHAAATSADLDEYGWEAPTGNLPSAYLTGYLAGKRALAAGVEKAVLDIGLNTATPGNKVFAVQEGAIDAGLEIPHNDAVLADWDRNRGVHIAEYAEQLDEPLYSGEFDATNLPDHFDEVLGNLQEDE